Within the Alicyclobacillus vulcanalis genome, the region GAAGACGGTCGATATCGTCCCGAACGGGACAAAGCTGACCGATGTCACACAGTACACACAAACGGTGAATTTACACCTCTTGACGGGACACTACCCTAAGCTTGCTCCAGGAAGTAAAGACAAACTATCAAGTAGAATCGTGGTGACACCCACTTCCTTATGCGCAAACAAATAACTGTCCGATACAGCCGCAGCAGCGCCACCAGGTAGAGAAACTCCATGAGCAACCGCTCCCACTGGTCGGGCCCATGCTCTCAACACCGAAACGGCCGCCGCGCCAGCCGAAACATCCCCGGCGATTTTGCCACGTCTTCAACCCAATCCCCCTTCTTTTCTCCTCCCGATGATTCAAGCGCACCTTCTGTTTTCCCTGTTCATGTCCCGCTTCATTCGTCGCCTTCGTAGACTCAAACACATTCCATGAGCTTGCGTCTGCGAGTACGCCGCTTGCGCCCGCCTCACCACGTGCGAAGTCCACTGTTCGACCAATACGCATGTTCGTCGGTGAAGTTGTCAATTTAGTAGGACCATAGGCTATTTGTGAAAGAGACCATCCAAAGAGGACCACCCGTAAATCACTTCTTGAATATTTTCACCACAAAGTTCAATCGTTCTTACGTAAACTTTCTGACCACCGAGTGCTTGGTAGAAGTTCCTTGCCGACATGTTATCCGAAAACACGACAACGAACATGGAATGAGCGTTATGTTCTTTGAGGTACTTTGCAATTGCACTCACTAAATTGCGCCCAACGCCCATGCCATGATGAGTCGGTAAGATGTAGATTCCGTATAACTCACTGTCGAAGTCCTGCACTTTTTCTCTTGCTAAACCACCCATAGCGTATCCGATAATGGAGTAGCCATCTTCTGCAACAAAAAGGGCGGCCTTACGTTCCTTCTTTGCCAGCATTCGCCGAAATCGTTGTTCGGCCCTTTCGTAGGACAAATCAGCAATAAAGGCTTGAGGAACGATGCCTCGATGGGTTTCTCTGAAAACCTCGACATTGACCCGGGCGATGGTACTGAGATCACTCTGTTTCATTTCACGAATCTGTATGATAACTGACACCCCCAGTTTCACGATCCCTAAACAAGTTGTTAGGTGGCTCGTAAATCTTCAAACGTAATGTAATTTCCTTTTTACATATCCAGTAGCAAGGACCGTTTCGCTTCATACGGAGACAAACTTTTGTATCACTAAGGAAATTTAAATCATAAAAGATAGTTGTACCTAGTGGCAACACCGTGGAAGCGTTCCATCCACTTCTTCAAGCGTTTGTGATATGAGTTGACATGCTGAACATGGTGTATGCCCTTACGAACATACACACCCTTCCGCACGTTAATGACTTCGTGATGAAGCCCCATCATCCTTGTAAATGCAATGTAATCGCGAGCAGAGTCAGGACAAAGCAAGGAGCCTGGCGGCATGAGCTTGCGCCTGCGAGTACGCCGCTTGCGCCCGGCTCACCACGTGCGAAGTCGATCGTTCAACATCGTCATGAGTCGACTTCGCACTGCGTTCTTCACCTGTGCTTTCGCTCTCAGAAAACTGAGAATACAACCGATACGCTTCATCCGAAATCGTGATGTGCACGGGCGACAGCGATACCATCGGCTCTGTCTCCCACTTCACCGCGCGTTCTGCGGCCGAGTCTTCACGCGGTTCGCTTCTGCCGTCCGTGATGCTTGTCTCGCGATACGCCGTATGACGCGATCCATACCGGTGCTCATCAACACCGTAGGGTCTCATGCGAATTCCTCATCGCCACAAATGGACTAAGCATTCTCACAACTTGAGTCAGGATATCCATTGATGGATGGAGGATCCTCTACGCTCATGACCAAGGTCAAAGTACTCGGCTTACCTCACCACCCACACCACCTTCCTCGCCCGGTGCATCACTGCGGTGCTGACGCTGCCCATAAGGACGCGATCGAGCCTCTGCCGCCCGTGCGTGCCAATGACAATCCAATCCGCATCCACTGCCTCCGCCACATCCACGATCACGTCCGCGGGCGCGCCGTACTCCTCGCGAAACACCGCACGCGCCGCACAGGGCGTCTGTCGGTCACCGCTCACCTGTACAAGTATGAAACGGAACCGGTCAATCGAGAGACAGCGGATCGGCTTGAGAAGCTAAACCCTTTCGGCTCCGGCTCGAAGCCGCGCTGAAGCGTATTATCCCAAGATGATCCCAATCCTCGTTTTTGCGGAGTTCATGAGCCCCCACCATACTGTCCTATCAAAGCAAAAATCCCTTGCTGCACAAGGGATTTCGGGACTTGTGATATGGTGGGCGTTGACGGGCTCGAACCGCCGACCCCCTGCTTGTAAGGCAGGCCCGGGCGCAGTTCATTGGAAATCGTGAGTTGCAAGAATGCCCGAAAGACAGGCTCTTTCGGGCGTTCATTTAGATCATCACGTTCCAGTTTTCTGCTCCCTTGATCACCGTTTTGATCCCACGCTGATCCCAAACGGTTCTCCTCTATCACTTAGCGTGGCTCATTGAGACCAAGATGGGTGATCCAGTCGTCGTTTTTCTTCGACAGCACGAATGGCTTCTAATTCCGCGGCTATCCCCAGCTCTTCCATCACGATGGGATAGAAGAACTGCGCCATCACCTTCGCAAGTCGCTCTGGTTCAGGATGTGGTACCTCTTCTACCGTGATCCGAATTCCTTTAGCGCGTTTGATGAATACCACCTCCACATGATACTGATGACTAAGATTTGCCGCGCGATTATAAAATCCTCTCCATCCGTTTGCGGTTCAGAAACATCTCTGCCGCGCTGCGGGTCGATTCGCGGAAATGCTGGTCGACGTACTCCTCGAGCACCCGCACGCACAACTGCTTCGCAAGGTCACGTCGTTCTTGAGCATCCACCTCCCGGCCGGCTTCGATTTCGACGGACGACCATTTCAAACCTCGCCACCGGCCGCGCTACAAAGCCTACACGTCTCACAGCGCGCAAGCTGATGGTGGTGATTCGGGAGATCGATCCGGGGGCGAGATTTG harbors:
- a CDS encoding GNAT family N-acetyltransferase translates to MKLGVSVIIQIREMKQSDLSTIARVNVEVFRETHRGIVPQAFIADLSYERAEQRFRRMLAKKERKAALFVAEDGYSIIGYAMGGLAREKVQDFDSELYGIYILPTHHGMGVGRNLVSAIAKYLKEHNAHSMFVVVFSDNMSARNFYQALGGQKVYVRTIELCGENIQEVIYGWSSLDGLFHK
- a CDS encoding universal stress protein gives rise to the protein MFREEYGAPADVIVDVAEAVDADWIVIGTHGRQRLDRVLMGSVSTAVMHRARKVVWVVR